The following proteins come from a genomic window of Anaerobutyricum hallii:
- a CDS encoding Ig-like domain-containing protein, translated as MPKNKVFGQAVGGVTTTGGKLFIEIKGSAKKEWQMLVVVVPVVIKVKGEAGVNADFSVGLDFNKSTVYTKGKVKMTIPGVRLTGGIGVAYIADISVYGEAKNLVTVESDGKSSDLTASLEGAMGVSAKALCLSYEKEILNGSLDYYSSKKKSKARMYARVLPKLEPEAKDYEIQRVDSSSWDGSAVAEQTAKPRSIKRAASAKNISGRVTTLLSDVYASAKPQLLQTASGKKLLIFTTDMGDRTTGNHTAVVYSIYNEQNGWSIPKMIDDDGTADFDAVAAVDGENIYVTWINAKRIFTPEEAEAEDFMTKLAAETEVQAAKIALNGNTGTVTKYPAITDNAIADLHPSITVKNHVPYIAWNSNSANDILKGTGTNTVYLASLNGNAFTTKKLSEENKPVQSVAIGNLDNDVVTAYTLNSGTEENPQVQLTAVNAKGRTTIAANGQNLSPSFAKIDGSSVLLWYAQDAEGSSLNYIDAIDGAVESYIEDDAVISADYTVVDGEDSQLLICSSEKENAEETGRNLYAYVIRDGEVYEPVTLTDLEGYAAVPSGIWNGTAYEYLFTRTDVTITENNVTENTDLCITSVVPQSRLVIGDIDYTQEELMPDKDASITVPVKNNGLMNNNEGSIQIVYNGEVIGQTNLDGGMTPGETKNVTVNFTVPKTMAAKETLKVEAMSGENTTADSTKSIQSAGSELALSVKQEEDNITAVIDNNSAFDTTAALTLKAGDASGKVLKTINLGNVEFYNSVEKTFTKEELKKLGSDTVYMEVSGDAEESIKSDNTAFVYVGTEELKTLDYLTATKTKVTYTKGEKLNMDDLEVTAVYTDGSKAKVTGYTTNVKNIDMSKTGKKQLEILYEEVGIGRKVVMPITVENVKTDNTKANTDTNDNMKSVSSIRLFAISKKIAAGRKITLKATVLPDNASNKKLIWKSSNPKVATVNQRGVVTVKKKTGGKKVTITATATDGSKKYASWKITSMRGIVKKVKITGSKPVKAGKKLKLKAKVTATKKANKKLLWTSSNKKYATVNAKGIVTTKKAARGKTVKITAMATDGSGKKHTVKIKIKK; from the coding sequence ATGCCTAAAAATAAGGTTTTCGGACAGGCTGTGGGGGGGGTAACAACGACTGGTGGAAAGCTTTTTATTGAAATTAAAGGTTCTGCAAAAAAAGAATGGCAGATGCTAGTTGTTGTAGTTCCTGTTGTCATAAAAGTCAAAGGGGAAGCTGGTGTAAATGCTGACTTTTCAGTAGGGCTTGATTTTAATAAAAGTACAGTATATACCAAAGGAAAGGTAAAGATGACAATACCGGGAGTCCGTCTTACTGGAGGTATTGGTGTTGCCTATATTGCAGATATTTCTGTTTATGGAGAAGCGAAGAATCTTGTTACGGTAGAATCTGACGGAAAAAGCAGTGACCTGACAGCCTCTTTAGAGGGGGCGATGGGAGTCAGTGCAAAGGCGTTATGCTTGTCTTATGAAAAGGAGATTCTAAATGGTTCGTTGGATTATTATTCTTCAAAGAAGAAGTCAAAAGCCAGAATGTATGCCAGAGTATTGCCAAAGTTAGAACCGGAGGCGAAAGATTATGAAATACAAAGAGTAGATTCTTCTTCGTGGGATGGTTCTGCCGTTGCAGAACAAACAGCGAAGCCACGTTCGATAAAGCGTGCTGCTTCTGCAAAAAATATATCTGGAAGAGTGACAACATTGCTGTCTGATGTGTATGCCAGTGCAAAGCCGCAGCTTTTGCAGACGGCAAGTGGAAAGAAACTCCTTATTTTTACAACGGACATGGGTGACAGAACAACAGGGAATCATACAGCGGTAGTATATTCTATTTACAATGAACAAAATGGGTGGAGTATACCTAAGATGATTGACGATGACGGAACGGCAGATTTTGATGCGGTAGCAGCAGTAGATGGGGAGAATATATACGTTACATGGATTAATGCAAAGCGGATTTTTACACCAGAAGAAGCGGAAGCTGAAGATTTTATGACAAAGCTTGCAGCCGAGACCGAAGTTCAGGCAGCAAAAATCGCATTAAATGGAAATACAGGAACAGTGACAAAGTATCCGGCTATTACGGATAATGCCATTGCGGATTTACATCCGTCTATTACAGTGAAAAATCATGTGCCATATATTGCATGGAACAGCAATAGTGCGAACGATATTTTAAAGGGAACCGGAACAAATACAGTTTATCTTGCATCTTTAAATGGAAATGCATTTACAACAAAGAAGTTATCAGAAGAGAATAAACCGGTACAGTCTGTTGCTATTGGCAATTTGGATAATGATGTAGTGACAGCTTATACGTTGAATTCTGGTACCGAGGAAAATCCGCAGGTACAACTGACGGCGGTTAATGCAAAAGGACGAACAACCATTGCAGCAAATGGACAGAATCTTTCTCCTTCTTTTGCAAAAATAGATGGAAGTTCCGTCCTTTTATGGTATGCACAGGATGCGGAAGGCAGTTCCTTAAACTATATTGATGCTATAGATGGAGCGGTAGAAAGCTATATAGAAGACGATGCGGTTATTTCCGCAGATTATACGGTAGTAGATGGTGAGGATAGCCAGCTACTTATCTGTTCATCGGAGAAAGAAAATGCAGAAGAAACAGGAAGGAATCTGTATGCCTACGTAATACGAGATGGAGAAGTTTACGAACCAGTTACTTTAACAGATTTAGAAGGTTATGCAGCAGTGCCGAGTGGTATCTGGAATGGGACGGCGTATGAATATTTATTTACAAGAACCGATGTGACGATTACAGAAAATAATGTGACAGAAAATACAGATTTATGCATCACTTCTGTTGTTCCACAAAGCAGACTTGTTATCGGGGATATTGATTACACACAAGAGGAATTGATGCCGGACAAGGATGCCTCTATTACAGTGCCAGTAAAAAACAATGGATTAATGAACAATAATGAGGGAAGTATTCAGATTGTCTATAATGGCGAAGTCATTGGACAGACAAATCTGGATGGCGGAATGACACCGGGAGAGACAAAAAACGTTACGGTGAACTTTACGGTACCTAAGACTATGGCAGCGAAAGAAACATTAAAAGTGGAAGCAATGTCTGGTGAAAATACAACAGCAGATTCTACAAAAAGTATTCAGTCAGCTGGCAGTGAACTTGCACTTTCTGTTAAACAAGAAGAAGATAATATTACAGCTGTGATAGATAATAACAGTGCCTTTGATACGACAGCAGCACTTACTTTAAAAGCTGGGGATGCTTCTGGTAAAGTATTAAAAACAATAAATCTTGGAAATGTGGAATTCTATAATTCGGTAGAAAAAACATTTACAAAAGAAGAATTGAAAAAACTTGGAAGCGATACGGTTTACATGGAAGTTAGCGGAGATGCAGAAGAAAGCATAAAGTCTGATAATACAGCATTTGTTTATGTAGGAACAGAAGAATTAAAAACATTGGATTATCTCACCGCAACAAAAACAAAGGTTACTTATACTAAAGGCGAGAAGCTAAATATGGATGATTTGGAAGTGACCGCAGTATACACTGATGGAAGCAAGGCAAAAGTAACAGGTTATACAACAAATGTGAAAAATATCGATATGTCTAAAACAGGCAAAAAGCAACTGGAAATTCTTTATGAAGAAGTCGGTATTGGACGAAAAGTAGTTATGCCAATTACGGTAGAAAATGTAAAAACGGACAATACGAAAGCAAATACGGATACAAATGATAATATGAAATCAGTGTCATCAATCCGCCTCTTTGCAATCTCCAAAAAAATTGCCGCAGGCAGAAAAATTACTTTAAAAGCGACTGTTTTACCAGATAACGCATCCAATAAAAAGCTGATCTGGAAGTCCAGCAATCCAAAGGTTGCAACGGTAAACCAGCGTGGAGTCGTTACAGTGAAAAAGAAAACTGGCGGTAAGAAAGTAACGATTACTGCAACAGCAACCGATGGAAGTAAGAAATATGCTTCCTGGAAGATTACATCCATGAGAGGTATTGTAAAGAAAGTTAAGATTACAGGAAGTAAGCCAGTAAAAGCAGGAAAGAAACTTAAACTGAAAGCCAAAGTAACTGCCACAAAGAAAGCCAATAAAAAACTTCTCTGGACATCGAGCAACAAAAAATACGCTACCGTAAATGCGAAGGGAATCGTGACAACTAAAAAGGCCGCCAGAGGAAAAACAGTTAAAATCACAGCGATGGCAACGGATGGCAGCGGAAAGAAACATACCGTAAAAATTAAAATAAAAAAATAG
- the plsX gene encoding phosphate acyltransferase PlsX produces the protein MDFKNVIAIDAMGGDNAPGEIIKGAIDAINERADIKLRLFGDRDKIEAELHKYTYNKEQIEITHTTEEISCNEAPAIAIKKKKDSSLVVAIKSVKNGECDAIVSAGSSGAILVGGQVLIGKGKGVKRAPLAPLTPTEKGVSLLIDCGANVDARPEHLLQFAQMGSIYMEDVVGVKNPRVAIVNIGAEEAKGNALVKETYPLLKACKNINFIGSIEARDIPKGEADVIVTEAFVGNVILKLEEGLASTLIQIIKEGMMSTTRSKLGGLLVKPALKETLKTFDATEYGGAPLLGLKGLVVKIHGSAKAKETKKAIFQCVTFKEQRINEKIVAHLAEEIEQAKKEKAGEQE, from the coding sequence ATGGACTTTAAGAATGTAATAGCGATTGATGCGATGGGTGGAGACAATGCACCGGGTGAGATTATTAAAGGTGCGATTGATGCGATTAATGAGAGAGCGGATATCAAGCTTCGCCTTTTTGGAGATAGGGATAAGATTGAAGCAGAGCTTCATAAGTATACTTATAATAAGGAACAGATTGAGATTACGCATACGACGGAGGAGATTAGCTGTAATGAAGCACCGGCTATCGCAATTAAGAAGAAGAAGGATTCTTCTTTAGTTGTAGCGATTAAGTCTGTGAAGAACGGTGAGTGTGATGCGATTGTTTCTGCAGGCAGTTCAGGGGCGATTCTTGTCGGAGGACAGGTACTGATCGGTAAGGGAAAAGGTGTGAAGAGAGCACCGCTTGCACCGCTTACACCAACAGAGAAGGGAGTTTCTCTGTTGATTGACTGTGGTGCGAATGTAGATGCCCGCCCGGAACATCTTTTACAGTTTGCCCAGATGGGTTCTATTTATATGGAAGATGTTGTTGGTGTGAAGAATCCTCGTGTTGCCATTGTAAATATCGGTGCGGAAGAAGCGAAGGGGAATGCGCTTGTAAAGGAGACATACCCACTGTTAAAGGCTTGTAAGAATATTAATTTTATCGGAAGTATTGAGGCCAGGGATATTCCAAAGGGTGAAGCAGATGTTATCGTAACAGAAGCTTTTGTCGGTAATGTAATCTTAAAACTTGAGGAAGGTCTTGCAAGTACATTGATCCAGATAATTAAAGAGGGAATGATGTCTACAACGAGGAGCAAGCTTGGAGGTCTTTTAGTAAAGCCTGCATTAAAAGAGACATTGAAAACATTTGATGCGACAGAGTACGGCGGAGCGCCGCTTCTTGGTTTAAAGGGACTTGTTGTAAAGATTCATGGAAGTGCGAAGGCAAAGGAGACAAAGAAGGCAATCTTCCAGTGTGTTACATTCAAGGAACAGCGGATTAACGAGAAGATCGTAGCGCATCTTGCAGAAGAAATCGAACAGGCAAAAAAAGAAAAGGCAGGCGAACAGGAATGA
- the rnc gene encoding ribonuclease III encodes MIKAERFKGLEEKIGYSFTNKRLLALAMTHSSYANEQRGRRKANNERLEFLGDAVLEVTISDYVFREYPSYNEGRLTKLRSSLVCEYTLAICARDVELGKYILLSRGEDATGGRERDSILSDAFEALIGAIYIDGGMDKARFFIHNHLLKDVEDKSLFYDAKTILQEMVQAGPDSRLQYVLTREAGPDHAKEFTVETRIGGKTYAIGKGKTKKGAEQIAAYQTILLLKKQRV; translated from the coding sequence ATGATTAAGGCAGAACGATTTAAAGGATTAGAAGAGAAGATAGGGTATTCTTTTACGAATAAACGGCTTTTGGCATTGGCGATGACACACAGCTCTTATGCGAATGAGCAGAGAGGACGCAGAAAGGCGAATAATGAGCGTTTGGAGTTTTTAGGGGATGCTGTTTTAGAAGTTACGATTTCCGATTATGTATTCAGGGAATATCCATCTTATAATGAAGGCCGTCTTACGAAGCTTCGTTCCAGTCTCGTTTGTGAGTATACATTAGCGATCTGTGCAAGAGACGTAGAACTTGGAAAGTATATCCTTTTAAGCAGGGGAGAAGATGCTACGGGAGGAAGAGAAAGGGATTCGATTCTTTCAGATGCATTTGAAGCATTGATCGGTGCGATTTATATAGATGGCGGTATGGATAAGGCGAGATTTTTTATTCATAATCACCTGTTAAAGGATGTAGAAGATAAATCGTTATTTTACGATGCGAAAACGATTTTGCAGGAAATGGTACAGGCGGGACCGGATTCTCGCTTACAGTATGTGCTTACAAGAGAAGCAGGGCCAGATCATGCCAAGGAGTTTACTGTTGAGACTAGAATTGGTGGCAAGACGTATGCAATCGGAAAAGGAAAAACGAAAAAAGGAGCGGAACAGATTGCCGCTTATCAGACCATACTACTGTTAAAAAAGCAGCGGGTGTAG
- the smc gene encoding chromosome segregation protein SMC: MYLKSIEINGFKSFANKIVFEFPQGITGIVGPNGSGKSNIGDAVRWVLGEQSARQLRGAKMEDVIFSGTQSRRPMGFAYVAITFENANRIIPLDYEEVTVARRVYRSGESEYLINGSSCRRKDIVELFYDTGIGKEGYSIIGQGQVEKILSGKIEDSRELFDEAAGIAKYKKNRTVTEKSLEQERQNLERVTDILAELEKQVGPLEQQSAKAKEYLKLRDEEKDIDTHLFLYDYERLKKEQEENERQYTIVSGDLEETKKTYEKIKEKNGKLQEQTQAVTDSLETKESEKEELRRKKEEKDNEILILSHKAESNTLLITHYEDLEKQSLEEKEKKIEEVGQLKKTITEKGQEIEQGQKALDALEESIVVKRKEQESCEKRISGENDRLFSIMNSSSDTKEKLSRYAAMEEQLEIRNAEYNSRYISFNSELKEYNETAEKLQKQQSEAERVFKEQEERYQELEEKGTSLQKKEQNYQDEMGNLNQEYLRTKSRYETLVNISERYDGYNQSIRRIMEQKGVNPGIIGVVADILALPEKYETAIEIALGGALQNIVTEDNETAKKMIQFLKKNRFGRATFLPLTNIRRRNSTISPAVLEDEGVIGIASTLVQVEERFQALVESLLGRTVVVDTIDHALALSRKNNFSLRLVTLDGELLNPGGAITGGAFRHSGNLLGRKREIEECKETLRKAKAAWEERKSSLADLKERQQKLEEEKQRKKAMLDEASLVLHDLNNQIPDMERKKEELKERIASLKEEHRVLKEQIDDIRSQKETLLKEQEDNEQIHEKNHSVLDSLKEKLAEIKKEVSDVETEKNELRLSLSKKRQELAYLQNDQERIEKETESLQSSLEENKKETSRLTEENISYEKEQKLLQTVLQEITIQMEDISGKLEGLKQQRSTAMKKQNQIFQELESENDKLLILEKEASKLSSRQERMKEDLESKIDYMWESYELTYNQALTLKHYELKAEDAAEYRRQKKELQKQIKGLGNININAIEEYKEVGERYEFLKGQYDDIKEAEAKLLTMIDELNLAMKEQFTKEFGSIQQMFTTVFQDLFEGGTASLELMDTENILECGIRIIAQPPGKKLQNIMLLSGGERALTAIALLFAIQNLKPSPFCLLDEIEAALDDANIVRFSKYLKKLSKDTQFIVITHRRGTMNAADALYGITMQEKGISTLISVDLIDKDLN, translated from the coding sequence ATGTATTTAAAGAGTATTGAAATTAATGGATTTAAATCCTTTGCCAATAAGATCGTTTTTGAATTTCCACAGGGAATTACAGGTATTGTAGGACCAAACGGAAGCGGTAAGAGTAATATTGGAGATGCTGTGCGCTGGGTTTTAGGAGAACAGAGTGCAAGACAGCTTCGTGGAGCGAAGATGGAAGATGTCATTTTCTCAGGAACGCAGAGCCGTAGACCGATGGGGTTTGCTTATGTAGCGATTACCTTTGAGAATGCGAATCGAATCATCCCTCTTGATTATGAAGAGGTTACGGTAGCAAGAAGGGTATATCGTTCCGGGGAGAGTGAATACCTGATTAATGGAAGTTCCTGTCGAAGAAAAGATATCGTAGAGTTATTTTATGATACCGGTATCGGTAAAGAAGGTTATTCAATCATCGGACAGGGTCAGGTTGAGAAAATCTTAAGTGGTAAGATCGAAGATAGTCGTGAGTTGTTTGATGAAGCAGCAGGTATCGCAAAGTATAAGAAGAATCGTACAGTTACGGAAAAGTCGCTAGAGCAGGAACGTCAGAACTTAGAGCGTGTCACAGATATTTTAGCAGAGCTTGAAAAGCAGGTTGGTCCGTTAGAACAGCAAAGTGCAAAAGCAAAAGAATATTTAAAGCTTCGTGATGAAGAAAAAGATATTGATACACACCTCTTTTTATATGATTATGAGCGTCTGAAAAAGGAACAGGAAGAAAATGAGAGGCAGTATACGATTGTTTCTGGCGATTTAGAAGAGACAAAGAAGACTTATGAAAAGATTAAAGAAAAGAATGGAAAGCTTCAGGAACAGACACAGGCAGTAACAGATAGTCTTGAGACAAAAGAATCTGAGAAAGAGGAACTTCGTCGAAAGAAAGAAGAAAAAGATAATGAGATTCTTATTCTTTCTCATAAAGCAGAATCCAATACGCTTCTGATTACGCATTATGAGGACTTAGAGAAACAAAGTCTGGAAGAAAAAGAGAAAAAGATCGAAGAAGTCGGACAGTTAAAGAAAACGATCACAGAAAAAGGACAAGAGATAGAACAGGGGCAGAAAGCCTTAGATGCTCTTGAGGAATCTATCGTTGTAAAAAGAAAAGAACAGGAGTCTTGTGAGAAAAGAATTTCCGGGGAGAATGATCGGCTCTTTTCCATTATGAACAGTAGCTCTGATACAAAAGAGAAACTCAGTCGGTATGCGGCAATGGAGGAACAGCTTGAGATTCGTAACGCAGAGTATAACAGCCGTTACATTTCTTTTAATTCAGAGTTAAAAGAATATAATGAAACAGCAGAAAAACTGCAAAAACAGCAGTCTGAGGCAGAACGAGTGTTTAAAGAGCAGGAAGAACGGTACCAAGAGCTTGAAGAGAAAGGAACGTCTCTTCAGAAGAAGGAGCAGAATTATCAGGATGAGATGGGAAACTTAAATCAGGAGTACCTTCGAACAAAGTCTCGTTATGAGACACTTGTCAATATTTCAGAAAGATACGATGGATATAATCAGTCGATTCGCCGTATTATGGAACAAAAAGGTGTAAATCCAGGCATAATCGGTGTTGTTGCTGATATTCTTGCTCTTCCGGAAAAGTATGAGACAGCGATTGAGATCGCTCTTGGAGGCGCTTTACAAAATATCGTTACGGAAGATAACGAAACAGCAAAAAAAATGATTCAGTTTTTAAAGAAGAATCGGTTTGGCCGAGCGACTTTTTTACCGCTTACGAATATCCGCCGAAGAAACAGTACGATTTCTCCGGCTGTTTTAGAGGATGAAGGTGTAATTGGAATTGCCAGCACGTTAGTACAGGTAGAAGAACGATTCCAGGCATTAGTAGAATCTTTACTTGGAAGAACGGTTGTTGTAGATACCATAGATCACGCACTGGCATTATCGAGAAAGAATAATTTCAGTCTTCGTCTGGTAACACTTGACGGGGAGTTACTTAATCCAGGTGGTGCGATCACAGGTGGAGCTTTCCGGCACTCCGGTAATCTGCTTGGGCGAAAGCGTGAGATCGAAGAATGTAAAGAGACGTTAAGAAAGGCAAAGGCTGCCTGGGAAGAAAGAAAGAGTTCTCTTGCAGATCTAAAAGAACGACAGCAGAAACTAGAAGAAGAGAAGCAACGGAAAAAGGCAATGCTTGATGAGGCATCTCTTGTTCTCCATGACCTGAATAATCAGATTCCGGATATGGAGAGGAAAAAGGAAGAGCTGAAAGAACGAATTGCTTCGTTAAAGGAAGAACATCGGGTTTTAAAAGAACAGATTGATGATATTCGTTCTCAAAAGGAAACACTCTTAAAAGAGCAGGAAGATAACGAGCAGATTCATGAAAAGAATCATTCGGTTCTTGATTCACTGAAAGAAAAGCTTGCAGAGATAAAAAAAGAAGTTTCTGATGTAGAAACAGAAAAGAATGAACTTCGTCTTTCTCTTTCAAAAAAACGTCAGGAGCTTGCGTATCTGCAAAACGATCAGGAACGTATTGAAAAAGAAACAGAAAGTCTCCAGAGTTCTTTAGAAGAAAATAAAAAAGAAACGAGCCGTCTTACAGAAGAAAATATTTCTTATGAAAAAGAACAAAAGTTGTTGCAAACAGTGTTGCAGGAGATTACTATACAGATGGAGGATATTTCCGGTAAGCTTGAAGGGTTAAAACAGCAGCGTTCTACTGCTATGAAAAAGCAGAATCAGATTTTCCAGGAACTAGAAAGCGAGAATGATAAGCTGTTGATTCTTGAGAAAGAAGCTTCAAAGTTATCTTCCAGACAGGAGCGCATGAAAGAAGATTTAGAAAGTAAGATAGACTATATGTGGGAAAGTTATGAGCTTACTTACAATCAGGCGCTTACATTAAAGCATTATGAATTAAAAGCAGAGGATGCAGCGGAGTACCGCAGACAGAAAAAAGAACTGCAAAAACAGATCAAAGGCCTTGGAAATATCAATATCAATGCGATTGAAGAGTATAAAGAAGTTGGCGAGCGATATGAATTTTTAAAGGGACAGTATGATGACATCAAAGAAGCGGAAGCAAAGCTGCTTACGATGATCGATGAACTGAATCTGGCAATGAAGGAACAGTTCACAAAGGAATTTGGAAGTATTCAGCAGATGTTTACTACCGTATTTCAGGATCTGTTCGAGGGAGGAACGGCTTCTCTTGAATTGATGGATACGGAAAACATTTTAGAGTGTGGTATCCGCATTATTGCACAGCCACCGGGAAAGAAACTGCAAAACATTATGCTTCTTTCCGGTGGAGAGAGGGCATTGACAGCGATTGCCTTACTTTTTGCGATTCAGAATTTAAAACCGTCGCCGTTCTGTCTTCTTGATGAGATTGAGGCGGCTTTGGATGATGCGAATATCGTTCGTTTTTCCAAATATTTAAAGAAGTTATCGAAAGATACGCAGTTTATTGTGATCACGCATCGAAGAGGAACAATGAACGCGGCAGATGCTTTATATGGAATCACTATGCAGGAAAAGGGTATTTCTACGTTAATCTCTGTAGATTTGATTGATAAGGATCTGAATTAA
- the ftsY gene encoding signal recognition particle-docking protein FtsY, which produces MGEKKGFFSRLVSGLTKTRKNIASGLDSIFHGFSKIDDDFYEELEEILIMGDLGVDTTMNIIEDLQARVKEEHIKEPAECRQLLIDIIKKQMAVDETAYEYENRTSVVLVIGVNGVGKTTTIGKLAAQLKSQNKKVIMAAADTFRAAAIEQLTEWSNRAGVDIIAQQEGSDPAAVIYDACQAAKSRHADILLCDTAGRLHNKKNLMNELSKIRRVIEREFPEAYLETLIVLDGTTGQNALVQAKQFKEVSDISGIVLTKLDGTAKGGIAIAIQSELGIPVKYIGIGEKIEDLQKFDADSFVNALFEKPEEDE; this is translated from the coding sequence ATGGGAGAAAAGAAAGGCTTTTTTAGCCGGTTAGTCAGTGGACTGACAAAAACAAGAAAGAATATTGCATCAGGTCTTGATTCTATTTTTCATGGATTTTCTAAAATAGATGATGATTTCTATGAAGAATTAGAAGAAATTCTGATTATGGGAGACCTTGGAGTAGATACGACAATGAACATTATTGAAGATTTACAGGCAAGGGTGAAGGAGGAACACATTAAAGAACCGGCAGAGTGTCGTCAGCTTTTAATTGATATTATTAAAAAACAGATGGCAGTAGATGAGACCGCTTATGAATATGAAAACCGTACTTCCGTTGTTCTCGTGATCGGAGTAAATGGTGTAGGAAAGACAACAACGATCGGTAAGCTTGCTGCACAGTTAAAGTCACAGAATAAGAAAGTAATTATGGCGGCAGCAGATACTTTTCGTGCTGCAGCGATTGAGCAGCTTACGGAATGGTCTAACAGAGCTGGAGTAGATATTATCGCACAGCAGGAAGGTTCTGACCCGGCAGCGGTTATTTACGATGCCTGTCAGGCAGCAAAGTCAAGACATGCCGATATTCTCTTATGTGATACAGCGGGAAGACTGCATAATAAGAAGAACCTTATGAACGAGCTTTCTAAGATTCGGAGAGTCATTGAAAGAGAATTTCCAGAAGCCTATCTTGAGACATTAATTGTTCTTGACGGAACAACCGGTCAGAATGCTTTAGTACAGGCAAAACAGTTTAAAGAAGTATCGGATATTTCCGGTATTGTTCTTACAAAGCTTGATGGAACCGCAAAGGGTGGTATTGCTATTGCAATTCAGTCCGAACTTGGTATTCCGGTAAAATATATTGGAATAGGAGAAAAGATTGAAGATTTACAGAAGTTTGATGCAGATTCTTTTGTAAACGCACTTTTTGAAAAACCAGAGGAAGATGAATAA
- the ilvA gene encoding threonine ammonia-lyase, with protein sequence MEKLSLDKFEEAYERVQEVVLPTNLVQSDFFSQMTGNKVYFKPENLQLTGAYKIRGAYYKISTLSDEEKAKGLITASAGNHAQGVAYAARKFGAPAIVVMPTTTPLLKVNRTKELGAEVVLHGNVYDEACEKAKELAAEHGYTFVHPFDDLEVATGQGSIAMEIVKELPTVDTILVPVGGGGLSTGVSTLAKMLNPKIKVIGVEPAGANCLQESLKAGHPVTLENINTIADGTAVKTPGETIFPYLQENLDDVITIEDDELIVAFLDILENHKMLVENSGLLTIAALKHLKPEGKKVVSILSGGNMDIITLASVVQNGLIQRSRIFTVSVLLPDVPGQLNKVSKVIADVQGNVIKLEHNQFVSVNRNSSVELTITMEAFGHEHKQKIIEALRSAGFQPKERTTRGVYQ encoded by the coding sequence ATGGAAAAATTATCATTAGATAAATTTGAAGAAGCTTATGAGAGAGTGCAGGAAGTTGTTTTGCCTACCAATCTGGTGCAGAGTGATTTTTTCTCACAGATGACAGGAAATAAAGTTTATTTTAAACCGGAGAATCTTCAGCTTACCGGAGCGTATAAGATTCGCGGAGCTTACTATAAGATCAGTACATTAAGTGATGAAGAAAAGGCAAAGGGACTTATTACTGCTTCCGCAGGTAATCATGCACAGGGTGTTGCTTATGCAGCAAGAAAGTTTGGAGCGCCGGCCATCGTTGTTATGCCGACAACAACACCTTTATTAAAGGTGAACCGTACAAAGGAACTTGGGGCAGAAGTCGTTCTCCATGGAAATGTTTATGACGAAGCATGTGAGAAAGCAAAAGAATTGGCAGCAGAGCATGGCTATACTTTTGTACATCCGTTTGATGATTTAGAAGTGGCAACCGGACAGGGTTCGATCGCCATGGAAATCGTAAAGGAACTTCCTACCGTAGATACGATTTTAGTACCAGTCGGTGGTGGCGGACTTTCTACAGGTGTTTCTACCCTTGCAAAAATGTTGAATCCAAAGATTAAAGTAATTGGAGTAGAGCCGGCAGGGGCGAACTGTCTTCAGGAATCTTTAAAGGCAGGTCATCCGGTAACACTTGAAAATATAAATACAATCGCAGACGGTACTGCAGTAAAGACACCGGGTGAGACGATTTTCCCATATCTTCAGGAGAATCTTGATGACGTGATCACGATTGAAGATGATGAACTGATCGTTGCTTTCCTTGATATCTTAGAAAACCATAAGATGCTTGTGGAGAATTCCGGACTGCTTACAATTGCTGCATTAAAGCATTTAAAACCAGAAGGAAAGAAAGTGGTTTCGATTTTAAGTGGTGGAAATATGGATATTATCACTTTGGCTTCCGTTGTTCAAAACGGTCTGATCCAGCGTTCCAGAATCTTTACCGTTTCTGTTTTACTGCCAGATGTGCCGGGACAGCTTAACAAAGTATCGAAAGTAATTGCAGATGTGCAGGGTAACGTTATCAAACTTGAGCATAATCAGTTTGTCAGCGTAAACCGTAACAGTTCTGTAGAACTTACGATTACAATGGAAGCGTTTGGTCATGAACATAAACAAAAGATTATCGAAGCGTTACGTTCTGCTGGTTTTCAGCCAAAAGAAAGAACAACCAGAGGGGTATACCAATAA